In Paenibacillus kyungheensis, the following are encoded in one genomic region:
- the recF gene encoding DNA replication/repair protein RecF (All proteins in this family for which functions are known are DNA-binding proteins that assist the filamentation of RecA onto DNA for the initiation of recombination or recombinational repair.): MFINEVSLQNYRNYDHLHLDSFAAVNLFIGQNAQGKTNLIEALFVLALSKSHRTNKDKELIAFHAEQARITCEAEKKYGKVKLELNFTNKGKRAKINGLEQRKLSEFVGTINAVMFAPEDLEIVKGSPGVRRRFLDMEIGQVQPSYLFHLQQYQKILIQRNNYLKQAWSAGSKDSTMLDIWNEQLVEHGVKIIKKRKQFIHKLQGWAETIHMGITGGKENLILSYVPSFGTADEEDEAVLFEQFMVKLSQVKEQEYRRGATLAGPHRDDLTFHINGNEAAVFGSQGQQRTTALSLKLAEIELIREEIGEYPILLLDDVLSELDPYRQTQLIETFQGKVQTFITATGIESLNTERLKEAQIFHVHQGHVEK; the protein is encoded by the coding sequence ATGTTTATTAACGAAGTCAGTCTGCAAAACTATCGCAATTATGATCATCTCCACCTGGATTCCTTCGCTGCTGTCAATTTGTTTATCGGGCAAAATGCTCAAGGTAAAACAAATTTGATCGAAGCTCTTTTCGTTTTGGCACTTTCCAAATCTCATCGAACCAATAAAGATAAAGAACTGATTGCTTTTCATGCCGAACAAGCTCGAATTACGTGTGAAGCTGAAAAAAAATACGGTAAAGTCAAATTAGAGTTAAACTTTACGAACAAAGGCAAACGTGCTAAAATCAACGGTCTGGAACAACGTAAATTAAGTGAATTTGTAGGAACGATCAATGCGGTGATGTTTGCACCAGAAGATTTAGAAATTGTTAAAGGATCTCCTGGAGTACGTCGCCGTTTTTTAGATATGGAGATTGGTCAAGTTCAACCAAGCTATCTTTTCCATTTGCAGCAATACCAGAAAATTTTAATCCAGCGTAACAATTATTTAAAACAAGCATGGAGCGCAGGGTCTAAAGATTCTACAATGCTCGATATTTGGAATGAGCAGTTAGTCGAACATGGCGTCAAAATTATCAAAAAACGAAAACAGTTTATCCACAAGCTTCAAGGCTGGGCAGAAACTATCCACATGGGGATAACTGGCGGCAAAGAGAATTTGATTCTTTCGTATGTCCCTTCGTTTGGCACTGCGGATGAGGAAGATGAAGCTGTCTTATTTGAGCAATTTATGGTAAAATTATCACAAGTGAAAGAACAGGAATATCGTCGTGGAGCAACACTTGCAGGTCCACATCGTGATGATCTAACTTTTCATATCAATGGCAATGAAGCAGCTGTTTTTGGTTCTCAGGGACAACAGCGTACAACCGCCCTGTCATTGAAATTAGCAGAGATCGAATTGATACGTGAAGAAATTGGAGAATACCCTATTCTTTTGCTAGACGATGTTTTATCTGAACTGGATCCTTATCGTCAGACACAACTGATCGAAACCTTTCAAGGTAAAGTACAGACATTTATTACAGCAACCGGAATCGAAAGTTTAAATACAGAGCGTCTTAAAGAAGCTCAGATTTTCCATGTCCATCAAGGACACGTTGAGAAGTAG
- the tmk gene encoding dTMP kinase, with product MKSKGLFIVLEGMDGSGKTSQLEHIKHYLNEQGIDFLSTREPGGISVSEQIREVILNVDNDMSGLTECLLYASARREHLIQKVIPALNDGRIVICDRYVMSSLAYQGYGRELGKAVLDINQLAIDVDGQQYWADMNIYIDVKPEVGLERIMSKSGEREVNRLDLETLEFHHRVHKGYMELSEQHAEQFVMINGEQDEHSVFGDIKQVLDQLIQAYRV from the coding sequence ATGAAGTCAAAAGGTTTATTTATTGTGTTAGAAGGTATGGATGGTAGTGGTAAAACAAGTCAGCTTGAACATATTAAACATTACTTGAACGAACAAGGGATAGATTTTTTATCAACTCGTGAACCGGGAGGAATCTCTGTTTCTGAACAGATTCGTGAAGTGATTTTGAATGTAGATAATGATATGAGTGGTCTAACCGAGTGTCTGCTATACGCTAGTGCTAGAAGAGAACATTTAATTCAGAAAGTGATTCCTGCCTTAAATGATGGACGAATCGTTATCTGTGATCGGTATGTAATGTCTTCTTTGGCTTATCAAGGATATGGACGTGAACTGGGTAAAGCTGTACTGGATATTAATCAATTGGCTATTGATGTAGATGGTCAGCAGTACTGGGCGGATATGAATATCTATATCGATGTGAAGCCAGAAGTAGGATTAGAGCGGATTATGTCCAAATCAGGTGAACGTGAAGTCAACCGGCTTGATCTGGAGACGCTGGAATTTCATCATCGGGTACATAAAGGATATATGGAACTGTCCGAGCAACATGCAGAGCAGTTTGTAATGATCAATGGTGAACAGGATGAGCACAGTGTTTTTGGCGATATTAAGCAGGTATTGGATCAGTTGATTCAAGCTTACCGTGTATAA
- a CDS encoding cyclic-di-AMP receptor, giving the protein MKLIIAIVQDKDSNRLSGELVKANFRATKLASTGGFLRAGNTTFMIGVDDSQIEAVMEVIRNSCKIREQLVTPVTPMSGTTDSYLPLPVEVQVGGATVFVMPVERFEHF; this is encoded by the coding sequence ATGAAACTGATTATTGCGATCGTGCAAGATAAAGATAGTAACCGTCTATCAGGCGAATTGGTAAAAGCTAATTTTCGGGCTACCAAACTAGCGAGTACGGGTGGATTTCTACGTGCTGGAAATACAACATTTATGATTGGTGTTGATGATAGTCAGATCGAAGCTGTTATGGAAGTCATTCGTAATAGTTGTAAAATTCGTGAGCAACTGGTTACACCGGTAACTCCGATGAGCGGTACAACCGATTCGTATCTTCCATTGCCAGTAGAAGTACAGGTGGGTGGCGCTACTGTATTCGTTATGCCTGTTGAACGCTTTGAGCATTTCTAA
- the gyrA gene encoding DNA gyrase subunit A has translation MAEEKISQIKDRDIGVEMRDSFMDYAMSIIVSRALPDVRDGLKPVHRRILFAMSELGMAPDKPYKKSARIVGEVIGKYHPHGDSAVYETMVRMAQDFSMRYMLVDGHGNFGSIDGDMAAAMRYTEARLSKIAMEMLRDINKETIDFAPNYDGEEKEPIVLPARYPNLLVNGVSGIAVGMATNIPPHNLGEVIDGVQAMIQNPEITSMELMDYIQGPDFPTSGYILGRSGIRQAYQTGRGSVTMRAKATIEENNNKARIVVNELPYQVNKARLVEKIAELVREKRIEGITDLRDESDRNGMRVVIELRRDVNPSVVLNNLYKHTAMQSTFGVNMLAIVNNEPKLLTLREVLHHYIQHQIEVIRRRTQYDLKKAEARAHILDGLRVALDNLDEVIRMIRASNTSDVARESLIERFSLSLEQAQAIMDMRLQRLTGLEREKIENEYNELLVKIAEYREILANEDLVLEIISTELNEIKERFGDERRTEITVGEESILDEDLIPKEEVIVTVTHTGYIKRSPVTTFRSQKRGGRGVIGMDMKDTDFVQHLFVTNSHNHLLFFTDKGKVYRIKAYEIPELGRTARGTPVINLIQIEQGESVNAVISVEQFEGDQHLFFATKQGVVKKTRLDDYTNIRKGGLIAINMREDDELIEVKLTDGKQEIIMGTSYGMSIRFSEGNVRPMGRSATGVKGITLDEGDAVIGMDIVDDDQKVLIVTSKGYGKRTPGSDYRIQTRGGKGIKTMNVTDKNGKLAGLKVVKDEEDLMIITTSGTLIRMDIEGISTMGRNTQGVKLIHIRDEDSVATICRTDKNEEDESPDDEVFAEDAIGSTEEQDTVQPDTEQEIAIDDTEEAE, from the coding sequence ATGGCGGAAGAAAAGATTTCGCAAATTAAAGATCGGGACATTGGTGTAGAAATGCGTGATTCCTTTATGGATTATGCAATGAGCATCATTGTAAGCCGGGCTTTGCCTGATGTACGTGACGGTTTGAAACCTGTGCATCGGCGTATATTATTTGCCATGTCAGAGCTTGGTATGGCTCCAGATAAACCGTATAAGAAATCAGCAAGAATCGTTGGTGAAGTTATTGGTAAGTATCACCCTCATGGTGATTCTGCGGTATACGAAACGATGGTACGGATGGCGCAAGATTTCTCTATGCGTTATATGTTAGTGGATGGTCATGGTAACTTTGGATCGATCGATGGCGATATGGCAGCAGCTATGCGTTACACAGAAGCTCGTTTGTCTAAAATTGCTATGGAAATGTTACGTGATATCAACAAAGAAACAATCGATTTTGCACCTAACTATGATGGTGAAGAAAAAGAGCCTATCGTTTTACCAGCTCGCTATCCTAACTTATTAGTAAATGGTGTGTCCGGTATCGCTGTAGGTATGGCTACCAATATTCCTCCGCATAATTTAGGCGAAGTTATAGATGGTGTACAAGCGATGATCCAGAATCCAGAGATTACTTCTATGGAACTGATGGATTATATTCAAGGGCCTGATTTTCCAACCTCTGGTTATATTTTAGGACGCTCTGGTATTCGTCAAGCGTACCAAACAGGTCGTGGATCGGTAACGATGCGTGCCAAAGCAACAATCGAGGAAAATAACAACAAAGCACGTATCGTGGTAAATGAATTACCTTATCAAGTCAACAAAGCTCGTTTAGTAGAGAAAATTGCTGAACTGGTACGTGAGAAAAGAATCGAAGGCATTACTGATCTACGTGATGAATCTGACCGTAACGGTATGCGTGTCGTTATTGAACTACGTCGTGATGTGAATCCAAGCGTAGTACTAAATAATTTGTACAAACACACAGCGATGCAATCTACATTTGGTGTGAATATGCTAGCTATCGTTAACAATGAACCTAAATTGCTAACTTTACGTGAAGTACTACATCACTATATTCAACATCAGATCGAAGTTATTCGTCGCCGTACACAATATGATCTCAAAAAAGCAGAAGCGCGCGCTCATATTTTAGATGGTTTGCGTGTAGCTTTAGATAATCTAGATGAAGTTATCCGTATGATTCGTGCTTCCAATACAAGCGATGTTGCTCGTGAAAGTCTAATTGAGCGTTTTTCTCTTAGTCTAGAGCAGGCACAAGCGATTATGGATATGCGTTTACAACGTTTAACAGGACTAGAACGTGAGAAAATCGAGAACGAATACAATGAATTGTTAGTCAAAATTGCTGAATACCGCGAAATTTTGGCAAATGAAGATTTGGTTCTTGAAATTATCAGTACAGAGCTTAATGAAATCAAAGAACGTTTTGGTGATGAGCGCCGTACAGAAATCACAGTAGGCGAAGAAAGTATTCTGGATGAAGATTTGATACCGAAAGAAGAAGTTATTGTTACAGTAACGCATACCGGTTATATCAAACGCTCACCAGTTACAACATTCCGTAGCCAAAAACGTGGTGGACGCGGTGTTATTGGGATGGATATGAAAGATACTGACTTTGTGCAGCATCTATTTGTAACCAACTCTCATAACCATCTGCTATTCTTTACAGACAAAGGTAAAGTATACCGCATCAAAGCCTATGAGATTCCTGAATTGGGACGTACAGCGCGTGGAACACCGGTCATCAACCTTATTCAGATTGAACAAGGCGAATCGGTTAACGCAGTCATTTCTGTAGAACAATTTGAAGGAGATCAACATCTATTCTTTGCAACTAAGCAAGGGGTCGTGAAAAAAACACGTCTGGATGATTACACCAATATCCGTAAAGGCGGTTTGATCGCAATCAATATGCGTGAAGATGATGAGCTGATTGAAGTCAAATTAACAGATGGCAAACAAGAGATTATCATGGGTACTTCTTATGGTATGTCTATTCGCTTCTCTGAAGGCAACGTTCGCCCTATGGGACGTAGTGCGACAGGGGTAAAAGGTATTACCCTCGATGAAGGCGATGCTGTCATTGGTATGGATATCGTCGATGATGATCAGAAAGTATTGATCGTTACATCGAAAGGTTACGGTAAACGTACACCAGGTTCTGACTACCGTATTCAGACACGCGGTGGTAAAGGAATCAAAACGATGAATGTAACCGATAAAAATGGTAAGTTAGCAGGTCTGAAAGTAGTTAAAGACGAAGAAGACCTAATGATTATCACAACAAGCGGAACATTGATTCGGATGGATATTGAAGGAATCTCTACGATGGGACGTAATACGCAGGGTGTCAAACTGATTCATATTCGTGATGAAGATTCTGTAGCTACGATCTGTCGTACAGACAAAAACGAAGAAGACGAGTCACCAGATGATGAAGTATTTGCTGAAGATGCAATAGGTAGTACAGAAGAGCAAGATACTGTGCAGCCAGACACTGAGCAAGAAATCGCTATCGATGATACAGAAGAAGCAGAATAA
- the gyrB gene encoding DNA topoisomerase (ATP-hydrolyzing) subunit B, giving the protein MSMNQPAYDASQIQVLEGLEAVRKRPGMYIGSTSSKGLHHLVWEVVDNSIDEALAGHCDHIEVTIHENNSVTVVDNGRGIPVGIEAKTQRSALEVVMTVLHAGGKFGGGGYKVSGGLHGVGISVVNALSEHVKVVVKTEGQIHQQEYMRGAPQYDIKVIGQMGEDEDTGTTVTFKPDSEIFTETTIFDYDTLLGRIRELAFLNKGIAMTITDERTGVTNTFKYEGGIIEYVQYLNKNREVLNEQPIYVEGSRDMIQVEVALQYNESYAENIYSFANNINTHEGGTHESGFKSALTRIINDYARRNGLLKDNNGNLTGEDVREGLTAIISVKIPEPQFEGQTKTKLGNSEVRGIVESLFSEKLQEFMNENPAVARRVLEKSLQASRAREAARKARELTRRKSVLEVSALPGKLADCSSKDASISELYIVEGDSAGGSAKQGRDRHFQAILPLRGKILNVEKARLDRILGNAEIRAIITALGTGIGEEFDLSKARYHKVIIMTDADVDGAHIRTLLLTFFYRYMRQLLEAGFIYIAQPPLFKVERNKTAVYANSEKERDAIIAGFGENAKFNVQRYKGLGEMNATQLWETTMDPESRIMLQVSIPDAILADTIFDTLMGDNVEPRRDFIQEHAKYVTNLDV; this is encoded by the coding sequence ATGTCTATGAATCAACCGGCTTATGATGCGAGCCAGATACAGGTACTTGAAGGACTAGAAGCGGTTCGCAAGCGTCCGGGTATGTACATTGGATCCACAAGCTCTAAGGGTCTTCATCACTTGGTTTGGGAAGTCGTAGATAACAGTATCGATGAAGCACTTGCAGGTCATTGTGATCACATTGAAGTGACTATTCATGAGAACAATAGTGTAACTGTTGTCGATAATGGACGTGGGATTCCTGTAGGGATTGAAGCCAAAACGCAACGTTCTGCACTAGAAGTTGTTATGACTGTTCTTCATGCCGGTGGTAAATTCGGTGGTGGAGGATACAAAGTATCAGGCGGTCTGCATGGTGTAGGTATCTCTGTTGTTAACGCACTTTCTGAACATGTTAAAGTCGTTGTCAAAACGGAAGGTCAAATTCATCAACAAGAGTATATGCGCGGAGCTCCTCAGTACGATATCAAAGTGATCGGACAAATGGGAGAAGATGAAGATACAGGAACAACGGTTACCTTTAAGCCTGACTCTGAAATCTTTACAGAAACAACAATATTCGATTACGACACATTGCTTGGTAGAATTCGTGAATTAGCTTTCCTGAACAAAGGAATAGCAATGACGATTACAGATGAACGCACAGGTGTAACCAACACCTTTAAATACGAAGGCGGTATTATCGAATATGTTCAGTATTTGAACAAAAATCGTGAAGTACTGAATGAACAACCGATCTATGTTGAAGGTTCACGCGATATGATTCAAGTTGAAGTGGCTTTGCAATATAACGAGAGCTACGCTGAGAATATTTATTCTTTTGCTAATAACATTAATACGCATGAAGGTGGTACACACGAATCTGGATTTAAAAGTGCCCTAACACGTATTATTAATGATTATGCTCGTCGTAACGGATTGCTCAAAGACAACAACGGTAATCTAACTGGTGAAGATGTTCGTGAAGGATTAACAGCGATCATTTCTGTTAAAATTCCTGAACCTCAATTCGAAGGACAGACCAAAACAAAATTGGGAAACAGTGAAGTTCGTGGGATTGTAGAATCTTTATTCTCAGAGAAACTACAAGAGTTTATGAACGAAAATCCTGCTGTTGCTCGTCGTGTACTTGAAAAGTCTTTACAAGCGTCTAGAGCACGTGAAGCTGCTCGTAAAGCGCGTGAGTTAACTCGCCGTAAAAGTGTGCTAGAAGTGAGTGCATTGCCAGGTAAACTAGCAGATTGCTCTTCCAAAGATGCTTCGATCAGCGAATTGTACATTGTCGAAGGTGACTCTGCTGGTGGATCAGCGAAGCAAGGACGTGATCGTCACTTCCAAGCGATTTTGCCTTTACGTGGTAAAATTCTAAACGTTGAAAAAGCACGTTTGGATCGTATTCTAGGTAATGCTGAGATTAGAGCAATCATTACTGCTTTAGGTACAGGTATCGGTGAAGAATTTGATCTTTCCAAAGCACGCTATCACAAAGTAATCATTATGACTGATGCTGATGTCGATGGTGCTCATATTCGTACACTGTTACTGACTTTCTTTTACCGCTATATGCGTCAACTACTGGAAGCAGGCTTTATTTATATCGCACAACCGCCTTTATTTAAAGTAGAACGCAATAAAACAGCAGTCTACGCTAACTCTGAAAAAGAGCGCGATGCGATTATTGCTGGCTTTGGCGAAAATGCTAAATTCAATGTTCAACGTTACAAAGGTTTGGGTGAGATGAATGCAACTCAACTTTGGGAAACAACGATGGATCCTGAAAGTCGTATCATGTTACAAGTAAGTATTCCTGATGCGATTTTAGCAGATACTATTTTTGATACATTGATGGGTGATAACGTAGAACCGCGTCGTGACTTTATTCAAGAACACGCTAAATACGTAACCAACCTTGATGTATAA
- a CDS encoding aminotransferase class I/II-fold pyridoxal phosphate-dependent enzyme, protein MNNKWIPSTTKQCKAPLYDALSRYASSTQKSFHVPGHKNGMIYTDVLKQMTGADLFHSVLQWDVTEISGTDDLHHPEGVIQEAQQLAAQCFGAEESHFLIGGSTVGNLALILTVCSHPGDIIIVQRNVHKSVLNGLMMAGAKAVFLTPEIDQTSGLAVIPSIENIEAALTQYPTARAVFLSSPNYYGMGKDLSDIATTCHRYEIPLLVDEAHGAHYGHHQRFPISALNAGADGVVQSTHKMLSSMTMSAMLHVQGDLLTRSLLKQRLTMIQSSSPSYPLMASLDLSRYILDCYGEQVFATGLQARDTFIDELAHHQRFGYLSCSEEYYTQDPFKVVIYDRDGYLSGEVLQERLEYYGCVPEMSDDRYVVLVFSMGSTLDDSYCLLEALAKIAQEPLQSIVIGDTNDIDQDTISTLLELTDCSEVTNDNDAEQREQKVYLDPNLSTISEPILFTMTPIDEDKIEVIALEQAEGRICAEMVIPYPPGIPILYAGETIHPSVYARLLTLRTHGHKIQGTADATLNTLRVYQ, encoded by the coding sequence ATGAACAATAAATGGATACCTTCTACAACGAAACAATGCAAAGCTCCTCTATACGATGCTTTATCTCGTTATGCTTCTTCTACTCAGAAAAGCTTCCATGTGCCAGGGCACAAAAATGGGATGATCTATACTGATGTACTCAAGCAAATGACCGGGGCAGATTTGTTCCATTCTGTATTGCAATGGGATGTTACTGAAATTAGTGGTACAGATGACCTTCATCATCCTGAAGGAGTTATTCAAGAAGCCCAACAGTTAGCAGCACAATGTTTTGGAGCTGAAGAAAGTCATTTTCTTATAGGTGGAAGTACAGTTGGTAACTTAGCTCTTATTTTAACAGTATGTAGTCATCCTGGTGATATCATTATTGTACAGCGTAATGTCCATAAGTCTGTTCTGAACGGATTGATGATGGCAGGAGCGAAAGCAGTCTTTTTAACGCCAGAGATAGATCAAACAAGTGGTTTGGCTGTAATTCCTAGTATTGAAAATATAGAAGCAGCTCTTACACAATATCCTACTGCTAGAGCTGTTTTTCTTTCGTCTCCTAATTATTACGGCATGGGGAAAGACTTGAGTGATATTGCTACTACTTGTCATCGGTATGAGATACCACTGTTGGTAGATGAAGCGCATGGAGCACATTATGGTCATCATCAGCGTTTTCCTATTAGTGCACTCAATGCCGGTGCAGATGGTGTGGTGCAATCCACTCACAAAATGTTATCGTCGATGACGATGAGTGCTATGTTACATGTACAGGGTGATTTGCTTACTCGTTCTTTATTAAAGCAGCGTTTAACTATGATTCAGAGTTCAAGCCCTTCGTATCCGTTAATGGCTTCTTTAGACCTGAGTCGTTATATATTAGATTGTTATGGAGAACAAGTCTTTGCTACAGGGTTACAAGCTAGAGATACTTTTATTGATGAATTAGCGCATCATCAAAGATTTGGTTATTTATCGTGCTCCGAGGAATATTATACACAAGATCCTTTTAAAGTGGTGATCTACGATCGGGACGGTTATTTATCTGGCGAAGTCTTGCAAGAACGGTTAGAGTATTATGGATGTGTGCCTGAGATGAGTGATGATCGATATGTTGTATTGGTATTTAGTATGGGTTCGACATTAGACGATAGTTATTGTCTGTTAGAAGCTCTGGCAAAGATTGCTCAAGAACCCCTGCAATCTATTGTGATAGGTGATACAAATGATATAGATCAAGATACTATTTCTACCCTATTAGAGCTTACAGACTGTTCTGAGGTCACAAATGATAATGATGCAGAGCAGAGAGAACAGAAAGTGTATCTAGATCCCAATTTATCGACTATATCTGAGCCTATCTTATTTACAATGACACCGATTGATGAAGACAAGATAGAAGTTATTGCTCTAGAACAAGCAGAAGGACGAATATGTGCAGAAATGGTGATTCCTTACCCACCAGGCATTCCGATTTTGTATGCAGGAGAAACGATCCATCCATCTGTGTATGCTAGACTATTAACGTTACGAACACATGGTCATAAAATACAAGGCACTGCTGATGCTACATTAAATACATTGCGTGTCTATCAATAG
- a CDS encoding HD-GYP domain-containing protein, producing MPAILIDDVTPGVRITHDVFTTQGNLLFPKGKTVMPKDIEILRAFLIEEINNGKTPKEEMKASPAESNTTNEIGAKVKALQKVLSFEKDYEKMITLLKNAFRNMTATEIPVLELRGQLEKLLQYTREYNVLTFYPKGMNKQDYWYHNAVLTSLTSYKISKWLGLPANEGMQVAFAGLFHDIGNAKIDLDILQKPSKLTSSEVEEIRRHTMYGYELLKNVKGISEGVRLAALQHHEKVDGSGYPLRLQADQIHIYAKIVGVADIFHAMTLSKTYSQAQSPYLVLEQIDTEAFGKLDPKIVTTFISKVTQFHNGTMVRLSNGLIGEIIFSDRSHPTRPLVSVDGNIYNLIEHRQLFIQEIIKRKETLQKN from the coding sequence ATGCCAGCGATATTAATTGATGATGTAACACCAGGCGTACGAATTACGCACGATGTATTCACAACTCAAGGCAATTTGCTTTTTCCTAAAGGCAAAACAGTCATGCCCAAAGATATAGAAATTTTGCGTGCTTTCTTAATAGAAGAAATTAATAATGGTAAAACACCAAAAGAAGAAATGAAGGCTTCTCCTGCTGAATCCAATACCACCAATGAAATAGGAGCAAAAGTCAAAGCATTACAAAAAGTGTTATCGTTTGAGAAAGACTATGAAAAGATGATTACTTTGCTTAAAAATGCTTTTCGGAATATGACAGCAACAGAAATCCCTGTTTTAGAATTACGCGGGCAGCTAGAAAAGCTGTTACAGTATACAAGAGAATATAATGTATTAACGTTTTATCCAAAAGGCATGAACAAGCAAGATTACTGGTACCATAATGCAGTGCTGACCAGTCTTACTTCTTATAAAATTTCCAAATGGTTAGGGCTTCCTGCTAATGAAGGAATGCAAGTCGCTTTTGCAGGGCTTTTCCATGATATCGGTAATGCCAAAATTGATTTGGATATTTTACAAAAGCCTTCCAAACTAACATCATCAGAAGTGGAAGAAATACGTAGACACACGATGTACGGCTACGAACTCCTCAAAAATGTTAAAGGCATTAGCGAAGGGGTACGTTTAGCAGCACTACAACATCATGAGAAAGTAGATGGATCAGGGTATCCACTTCGTCTACAGGCTGATCAGATTCATATCTATGCCAAAATTGTGGGAGTCGCCGATATATTTCATGCAATGACTCTTTCCAAAACGTACAGTCAGGCACAATCGCCCTATCTGGTATTGGAACAGATCGATACTGAAGCATTTGGCAAATTAGATCCCAAAATCGTAACCACCTTTATTAGCAAAGTAACCCAGTTTCATAATGGCACAATGGTTCGCTTAAGTAACGGTCTAATAGGAGAGATCATTTTCTCTGATCGTTCACACCCTACTCGTCCGCTTGTTTCTGTAGATGGTAACATCTACAACTTAATAGAACATCGTCAGCTATTTATCCAGGAGATTATTAAAAGAAAAGAAACACTACAAAAAAATTAA
- the yaaA gene encoding S4 domain-containing protein YaaA has translation MEHITISTEYIKLDQFLKLAGCISTGGSAKALLQEQMVQVNGELEERRGRKLYPGDEVQVQGEGSYKVQSEQ, from the coding sequence ATGGAACATATCACAATATCCACAGAATATATTAAGCTTGATCAATTTTTAAAATTAGCAGGTTGTATATCCACAGGCGGTAGTGCCAAAGCTCTTTTGCAAGAACAAATGGTACAGGTAAACGGAGAATTAGAAGAACGTCGCGGACGCAAATTGTACCCTGGGGATGAAGTCCAGGTGCAGGGAGAGGGCTCATACAAAGTACAAAGTGAACAATAA
- the remB gene encoding extracellular matrix regulator RemB: MYIHLGGEKIIRSSELVAIFDISIEKSSKISKQFVNNALENKKVESIGEEEPKSIVVTKNKVYYSPISSSTLKKRANSFFVNA; this comes from the coding sequence ATGTATATTCACTTGGGCGGCGAGAAGATTATCCGTTCCTCGGAGCTTGTCGCGATTTTTGATATATCGATCGAAAAGTCTTCCAAAATTTCTAAGCAATTTGTAAATAATGCTCTTGAAAATAAAAAAGTAGAATCGATTGGTGAAGAAGAACCCAAGTCGATCGTAGTCACGAAAAACAAAGTGTACTACTCTCCTATTTCTTCCTCGACGCTCAAAAAACGAGCAAATAGTTTTTTTGTTAATGCATGA
- a CDS encoding YaaR family protein, whose product MKINPGYPPLKSNPIVSDTPNKVVQQRNFSDVLHNHGAQATHDDIQRQFKEIQMQGDRLAKSMTLRELKSYQMLVKRFLEDTVRRGVKVKETQSFDRRGRGKKYKLLDEVDSMLLSMAEELLQSEEGRIELLQRMGEIRGMLINFLY is encoded by the coding sequence ATGAAAATCAACCCCGGTTATCCTCCATTAAAAAGTAATCCTATCGTATCGGATACTCCTAATAAAGTTGTACAACAACGGAACTTTTCAGATGTTCTTCATAATCATGGTGCTCAAGCAACACATGATGATATCCAACGTCAATTTAAAGAAATTCAAATGCAGGGTGACCGGCTTGCGAAATCAATGACACTACGCGAACTCAAATCGTATCAAATGTTAGTAAAACGCTTTTTGGAAGATACGGTTCGTCGCGGTGTTAAAGTGAAAGAAACACAAAGCTTTGATCGTCGGGGTCGGGGCAAAAAGTATAAATTGTTAGATGAAGTCGATTCCATGTTGCTAAGTATGGCTGAAGAATTGCTTCAAAGTGAAGAAGGAAGAATAGAATTATTGCAGCGGATGGGCGAAATTCGCGGTATGCTGATTAATTTTCTATATTAA